From Camelina sativa cultivar DH55 chromosome 7, Cs, whole genome shotgun sequence, one genomic window encodes:
- the LOC104704887 gene encoding LOW QUALITY PROTEIN: F-box protein At3g60790-like (The sequence of the model RefSeq protein was modified relative to this genomic sequence to represent the inferred CDS: inserted 1 base in 1 codon), producing the protein MKTKHLSSSLPLASSRPPPPPIPSNSRRTPSSASSKAGGKRIRNADDMDRISKLPDELLDKILSKAPFKSVVRTSSLSKRWVNLWKRTPHLSVDMSFIMQRGGHVHQDSKSFSEGVIKTINNHRGRLESCSIDSCVYQCEDGTLERWVQTVTRLKHTEELTLVNYIVVMGPIGGYNTLRLSPRIFSHQSLTSLSLTRYYLTEAEAFKRCCNLKTLKLCNIIADVSILNSIFEACSSLEMLVLIITSLSRPGVLKIENNNLEVLQVVCRTVMEKMEVTAPRLEIFDIKCINCDEFVLNAPKIRFNRNYWVAGKYPHLSYNISSLAQEKKRIWFELMVXEYYNMRRKGCLSVRVDVTNPKELHILKEVLLMWGEEMRELEIIFKDDNARGEDQGDQSSFISGGKPFPDDFFEVATVWMYNFDRSNEVQFALASRFVKHGTVIDKLMIETSTYPPMKRLLTEGKVAQLMQLCDYGLTIECF; encoded by the exons ATGAAGACAAAACACTTATCATCATCCTTGCCGCTGGCGTCCTCacggccaccaccaccaccaatacCATCAAATTCAAGAAGGACAccatcatcagcatcatctAAAGCAGGAGGAAAAAGGATCCGAAATGCTGATGACATGGACCGGATAAGCAAACTTCCGGATGAACTATTGGATAAGATCCTTTCGAAAGCACCCTTTAAATCTGTTGTCAGAACAAGTTCTTTGTCTAAGCGATGGGTGAACTTGTGGAAACGGACGCCTCATTTATCTGTGGACATGAGTTTTATCATGCAAAGAGGAGGTCATGTTCACCAAGATTCTAAGAGTTTTTCCGAAGGGGTGATAAAG ACTATAAACAATCATCGTGGCCGCCTAGAGAGCTGCAGCATCGACAGTTGTGTATATCAATGTGAAGATGGTACGCTCGAAAGGTGGGTCCAAACAGTGACTCGTCTGAAACATACCGAAGAGCTTACACTTGTGAACTATATTGTTGTCATGGGACCTATCGGTGGATATAATACGCTCAGGTTGTCCCCAAGAATATTCTCTCATCAGAGCCTCACTTCACTCTCACTCACTCGATATTATCTAACAGAGGCAGAGGCCTTCAAAAGATGTTGCAATCTTAAGACCCTAAAGCTTTGTAACATCATTGCCGATGTTAGTATCCTTAACAGTATTTTCGAAGCTTGCTCCTCTCTCGAGATGCTTGTGTTGATCATCACATCCCTGAGCAGACCTGGTGTGTTGAAGATCGAGAACAATAACTTAGAGGTCCTCCAAGTGGTTTGCCGTACTGTGATGGAGAAAATGGAAGTCACTGCACCTCGTTTGGAGATCTTCGACATCAAATGTATCAACTGTGATGAATTCGTCCTTAATGCTCCTAAGATCCGTTTTAATAGGAATTATTGGGTTGCTGGTAAATACCCTCACCTCAGCTACAATATATCAAGTCTCGCTCAG gagaaaaaaagaatatggtTTGAGCTTATGG ACGAATACTATAATATGAGACGGAAGGGATGTTTATCCGTGAGAGTAGACGTGACAAATCCAAAAGAACTCCACATTTTGAAAGAAGTCTTACTTATGTGGGGTGAAGAAATGAGGGAGCTGGAGATCATATTCAAG GACGACAATGCTCGTGGAGAAGATCAGGGTGATCAATCTTCTTTTATCAGTGGTGGAAAACCATTTCCAGATGATTTCTTCGAGGTTGCTACTGTTTGGATGTATAATTTCGATCGTTCGAATGAAGTGCAATTTGCATTAGCGTCACGTTTTGTGAAACACGGAACAGTGATTGACAAGCTCATGATAGAGACATCTACGTACCCTCCAATGAAGAGGCTATTAACTGAAGGAAAAGTAGCCCAGCTAATGCAACTTTGTGACTATGGTTTAACTATTGAATGTTTCTGA
- the LOC104704888 gene encoding uncharacterized protein LOC104704888, producing the protein MAVKTDMSKAYDRIEWSFIRHVLERMGFHPTWTNWIMQCVFSVSYSFLLNNSVQGSVLPQRGIRQGDPLSPYLFILCTEVLSGICTKAQAAGRLTGIRVAKGCPRITHLLFAEDTMFFCRANETSCVELTKILEKYGQASRQMINKQKSAITFSRKTPRPLKDATKHLLNIQKEGGLGKYLGLPELFGKKKEDLFNGIIDRIRQRALSCSSRFLSAAGKTTLLTSVLAAMPTYTMSCFKIPVSLCKRIKSALTRFWWDANDGKKKMVWVSWDKLTLSKRDGGLGFRDIQRFNDALLAKVSWRILTNPTCLLARTLLGKYCKHSSFLTCNVPNAASHGWRGICAGRDLIQGNTGKVIGDGKDTSVWYDHWLSFSEQKAPMGPPNKEDQSLRVADLWIPATQSWNLEKISEIIPEYQNEIIAIRPSTMGARDKLIWLSSTSGEYSSKSGYFEATKDTAAMIKQTCHIEEFSWTSNVWNIKSSPKLKFHLWKMLREALPVGQNLRTRGIESAACIHCNQEESTLHLFFQCPFATQVWSLTPFKNPFIPSRISSLFHGIETLQRQISLPPVGLGETPLAPWILWHLWTSRNKKLFEDRQISAAETLTTAIVQAKEWSAAQLVKPSTTRVNPSVPRPLADPDLTTIFTDVAWRSDTQDAGFGWAISYPGSQTDLRRQSSARHVRSALMAEAMAIHQAILHAKDIGITKFSLASDSLQVIKAINSAAPQTELHGILHDILLLSSDFEDAQFRFVSRKDNCVAHDLAKSSLFSFSSVPGLTG; encoded by the coding sequence ATGGCAGTCAAGACTGACATGAGCAAGGCCTATGACCGCATTGAATGGAGCTTCATACGACATGTTTTGGAAAGAATGGGTTTTCACCCTACATGGACAAACTGGATAATGCAGTGCGTTTTTTCAGTCTCTTACTCTTTCCTTCTCAATAATTCTGTCCAAGGTTCAGTTCTCCCGCAGCGAGGCATCCGTCAGGGTGACCCTTTGTCACCATACCTGTTCATCCTCTGTACGGAGGTTCTCTCTGGTATCTGCACAAAAGCTCAGGCAGCAGGTCGGCTCACAGGCATTCGAGTCGCCAAAGGGTGCCCCAGAATCACTCATCTCCTCTTCGCAGAGGACACCATGTTCTTCTGCAGGGCAAACGAAACAAGCTGTGTAGAGCTCACCAAAATTCTCGAAAAATACGGACAGGCGTCACGGCAAATGATTAATAAACAGAAATCAGCCATCACATTTTCAAGAAAAACCCCGAGACCACTCAAAGACGCTACAAAACACCTCCTCAACATTCAAAAAGAAGGAGGCCTTGGCAAGTATTTAGGACTTCCAGAGCTCTttgggaaaaagaaagaggatTTGTTTAATGGTATAATCGACAGGATCAGACAAAGAGCACTTAGCTGTTCATCCCGGTTTCTTTCTGCTGCTGGTAAAACTACACTCCTGACTTCGGTCCTAGCGGCAATGCCCACATATACAATGTCGTGTTTCAAGATCCCTGTATCCCTGTGTAAACGGATCAAGTCAGCTCTAACACGCTTTTGGTGGGATGCAAATGATGGGAAAAAGAAGATGGTTTGGGTCTCATGGGACAAACTTACACTATCGAAACGAGATGGGGGTCTTGGCTTTCGAGATATCCAACGTTTCAATGACGCCCTCCTAGCGAAAGTGAGCTGGCGAATCCTCACAAATCCAACTTGCCTCCTGGCACGAACCCTCTTGGGAAAATACTGCAAACATTCGTCATTCCTAACTTGTAATGTCCCTAATGCTGCATCCCATGGCTGGCGAGGGATCTGTGCAGGAAGAGACCTTATCCAAGGAAACACTGGCAAGGTTATAGGCGATGGAAAAGACACCAGTGTGTGGTATGACCACTGGTTATCCTTTTCAGAACAAAAAGCTCCTATGGGACCACCAAACAAGGAAGACCAGTCTCTTCGGGTTGCGGATCTCTGGATCCCCGCAACTCAATCATGGAACCTGGAAAAGATATCAGAGATAATTCCTGAATATCAGAATGAAATCATAGCGATCAGGCCAAGTACAATGGGAGCAAGAGACAAACTTATCTGGCTATCCTCGACATCTGGTGAATATAGCTCAAAGTCTGGCTATTTTGAAGCCACCAAAGACACCGCTGCAATGATCAAACAAACCTGTCATATAGAAGAGTTTAGTTGGACATCCAATGTGTGGAATATCAAAAGCTCCCCGAAACTAAAGTTCCACTTGTGGAAAATGTTGAGAGAAGCTCTACCTGTGGGACAAAACCTTCGGACCCGTGGAATTGAATCGGCGGCCTGCATCCACTGCAACCAAGAGGAGTCAACCCTCCACCTCTTCTTTCAATGCCCCTTTGCTACACAAGTTTGGAGCTTGACTCCTTTCAAGAACCCTTTTATACCCTCGCGAATCTCTTCTCTATTTCATGGAATAGAAACCCTTCAACGCCAAATCTCCCTGCCCCCAGTGGGATTGGGGGAGACTCCGCTTGCACCATGGATCCTCTGGCACCTCTGGACATCAAGGAATAAGAAACTCTTCGAAGACCGTCAGATCTCAGCAGCAGAGACCCTCACGACTGCAATTGTTCAGGCAAAGGAATGGAGTGCAGCTCAACTCGTAAAGCCCTCAACAACCCGGGTGAATCCCTCAGTACCACGACCTTTGGCGGATCCAGATCTGACCACCATCTTCACTGATGTGGCCTGGCGAAGTGACACTCAGGATGCTGGCTTTGGATGGGCTATCTCTTACCCTGGATCCCAAACAGATCTCCGTCGACAATCATCCGCCAGACATGTACGATCGGCCCTCATGGCTGAAGCGATGGCCATCCACCAAGCTATCCTCCATGCCAAAGATATCGGTATTACAAAATTCTCTCTAGCTTCAGACTCCTTACAGGTGATCAAAGCAATCAATTCGGCAGCTCCTCAAACGGAACTCCATGGGATTCTTCATGATATCCTCCTTCTATCATCGGACTTTGAAGACGCTCAATTTCGTTTTGTCTCACGAAAAGATAATTGTGTTGCACACGACTTAGCAAAATCAAGTCTCTTTAGTTTCTCCTCTGTACCCGGTCTAACCGGTTAA
- the LOC104704889 gene encoding probable arabinosyltransferase ARAD1 — protein sequence MASRLFSPIMHTCIISSLVLMTAWKFDNGYGYEGLFVVPFYIFATIAEVAAKILNPSDEEVGHPRKLWDGNALXGLNRQHSVEYWLTLDLLASETLEINRPCSAVRVKNSVEADIVFVPFFASLSYNRKSKLRGNETVSVDRLLQERLVEFLKNQDEWKRFDGKDHLIVAHHPNSLLYARNLLGSAMFILSDFGRYPSAIANLEKDIIAPYLHVVKTISNNESAPFEKRPVLAYFEGAIYRKDGGSIRQELYNLLKDEKDVHFAFGTVRGNGTKQTGKGMASSKFCLNIAGDTPSSNRLFDAIVSHCVPVIISDQIELPFEDTLDYSSFSVFVHSTEAVKKGVLVNLLRGIREDQWKKKWERLKEVVECFEYRFPSRPGDSVDMIWSAVSHKLSSLQFDVHRKNRYRRSDIFDRNRSEI from the exons ATGGCGTCGAGATTATTTTCACCCATCATGCACACTTGCATAATCTCTTCACTTGTTCTAATGACTGCATGGAAGTTTGATAATGGGTACGGTTACGAAGGGTTATTTGTCGTTCCATTCTACATCTTTGCCACTATAGCAGAAGTGGCAGCTAAAATCCTCAATCCATCCGACGAGGAGGTAGG acatccCAGGAAGTTGTGGGATGGGAATGCTCTTANTGGGTTAAATCGGCAACACAGTGTAGAGTATTGGCTTACACTTGATCTATTAGCTTCAGAGACACTTGAAATCAATCGACCATGTAGTGCAGTTAGAGTGAAGAACTCGGTTGAAGCTGACATTGTTTTTGTCCCCTTCTTTGCTTCCTTGAGTTACAATCGGAAATCTAAGCTCCGTGGGAACGAAACCGTTAGTGTTGATAGATTGTTGCAGGAGAGATTAGTTGAGTTCTTGAAAAATCAAGATGAGTGGAAAAGATTTGATGGGAAAGATCATTTGATTGTAGCTCACCATCCAAACAGTTTGCTCTATGCAAGAAACTTGCTTGGGTCCGCAATGTTTATTCTCTCGGATTTTGGAAGGTACCCTTCTGCGATTGCCAATCTTGAGAAAGACATCATTGCGCCTTACTTGCACGTTGTTAAGACTATCTCTAACAATGAGTCTGCTCCGTTTGAGAAGCGTCCTGTATTGGCATATTTCGAAGGAGCAATCTACAGAAAAGAT GGTGGAAGTATTCGTCAAGAGCTGTATAACCTTCTTAAAGATGAGAAAGATGTTCACTTTGCATTTGGAACTGTAAGAGGGAACGGGACTAAACAAACTGGTAAAGGAATGGCTTCCTCGAAGTTTTGTCTCAATATCGCTGGTGACACTCCTTCCTCTAATCGTCTTTTCGATGCCATAGTGAGCCATTGTGTTCCTGTTATAATCAGTGATCAGATTGAGCTTCCGTTTGAAGATACTCTAGACTATTCGAGTTTCTCTGTGTTTGTGCATTCCACTGAAGCTGTAAAGAAAGGGGTTTTGGTGAATCTTCTCAGAGGGATTAGAGAGGATcagtggaagaagaagtgggAGAGACTGAAAGAGGTTGTTGAATGTTTTGAGTATCGGTTTCCTTCGCGTCCTGGAGATTCTGTGGATATGATTTGGTCAGCTGTTTCTCATAAGCTTTCTTCACTTCAGTTTGATGTTCATAGAAAGAATCGGTACCGTAGATCTGATATTTTTGATAGGAATCGATCAGAAATATGA
- the LOC104702196 gene encoding protein IQ-DOMAIN 31-like, which produces MGKSTKWLKNVLLGKKTSKSSGSKGKEIVLSGKEVVVTAKVEESDVVSDLPSFAIPATNTVDRSGGILETQNVKPEEISDDEIELPEEKPTDSQIVAPVQDDSLSDAEKIQQEIAATSVQAAFRGYLARRAFWALKGIIRLQALIRGHLVRRQAVATLFSVMGIVRLQAFARGREIRKSDIGVQVLRKCSLQLLQGNKLANPTDAYLGIKKLTSNAFALKLLASSPKVIPVHAYDSSNPHSNLIWLENWSASCFWKPVPQPKKTIGRKPQNKLLVEAESAKPKKSVRKVPAASLESSSVQTSFEFEKPKRSFRKVSSQSIEPPAVEDPQIELEKVKRSLRKVHNPVVESSIQPQRSPHREVEKPKLGVEKITESSYPLVHTAEEPVNVCDQKKNQEMPEQPEEEVHVPEVEVHTPAPLENNEARDSSLVNQIDSNERAMAEEKASIEKDTKEERSPKPKNKENSAGKENQKSRKKGSATSKTEREESNGHSQTSPSIPSYMQATKSAKAKLRLQGSPKSAEQD; this is translated from the exons ATGGGGAAGTCTACAAAGTGGTTAAAGAATGTATTGCTTGGTAAGAAAACATCTAAATCTAGTGGATCCAAAGGAAAAGAG ATAGTTTTGAGTGGAAAAGAGGTAGTGGTTACTGCTAAGGTAGAAGAATCAGATGTGGTATCAGATCTTCCTTCTTTTGCAATTCCAGCCACCAATACCGTTGATAGAAGCGGTGGTATCTTAGAGACACAAAATGTGAAACCTGAAGAGATCTCAGATGATGAAATTGAGCTTCCTGAGGAAAAACCAACAGATTCTCAAATTGTTGCACCTGTTCAAGATGATTCTCTATCTGATGCAGAGAAAATCCAACAAGAGATTGCAGCAACGTCTGTTCAGGCTGCGTTTAGAGGTTACTTG GCTCGGCGTGCGTTTTGGGCACTCAAAGGCATAATAAGGCTACAAGCACTTATCCGTGGTCACCTGGTTAGGAGACAAGCTGTTGCAACTCTTTTCTCTGTCATGGGAATTGTCAGGTTGCAAGCATTTGCTCGAGGAAGAGAGATCAGGAAGTCTGACATTGGAGTTCAAGTTCTTAGGAAATGCAGTTTGCAGCTGCTTCAG GGGAACAAGCTTGCAAACCCTACAGATGCTTACCTTGGAATCAAGAAACTTACATCCAATGCTTTTGCTCTGAAG CTTCTCGCTTCATCACCAAAAGTGATACCTGTACACGCCTATGATTCATCTAATCCACACTCAAACTTGATCTGGTTAGAGAACTGGTCAGCCTCATGCTTCTGGAAACCAGTTCCTCAACCGAAGAAAACAATAGGCAGAAAACCTCAGAACAAGCTTTTAGTCGAGGCTGAATCTGCTAAACCCAAGAAGAGTGTCCGTAAAGTTCCTGCTGCAAGCTTGGAAAGTTCCTCAGTACAGACATCTTTTGAGTTTGAGAAACCCAAACGAAGTTTCCGGAAAGTTTCAAGCCAGTCAATAGAGCCACCCGCTGTTGAAGATCCTCAGATTGAACTTGAAAAAGTTAAACGTAGCTTGAGGAAGGTACATAATCCTGTAGTTGAGAGCTCTATCCAACCTCAACGATCCCCTCATAGGGAAGTCGAGAAGCCAAAGCTTGGCGTGGAGAAGATAACTGAATCATCATATCCGCTGGTACATACTGCAGAAGAACCTGTGAATGTATgtgaccaaaagaaaaaccaagaaaTGCCTGAACAGCCTGAGGAGGAGGTACATGTTCCTGAGGTGGAAGTACATACTCCTGCACcattagaaaataatgaagCTCGTGATTCATCACTGGTCAACCAAATTGACAGCAACGAAAGAGCCATGGCGGAGGAAAAAGCCTCAATAGAAAAGGATACCAAAGAAGAACGGTCTCCCAAACCAAAGAATAAAGAGAATTCAGCTGGGAAGGAGAACCAGAAATCCAGGAAAAAGGGTTCAGCTACTAGCAAGACCGAGCGTGAAGAGAGTAATGGGCACAGTCAGACCAGCCCATCAATCCCAAGCTATATGCAAGCAACTAAATCTGCAAAAGCAAAGCTGAGGCTACAAGGCTCACCAAAGTCTGCTGAGCAAGATTGA